One Pan paniscus chromosome 16, NHGRI_mPanPan1-v2.0_pri, whole genome shotgun sequence DNA segment encodes these proteins:
- the FBXL22 gene encoding F-box and leucine-rich protein 22 isoform X2, giving the protein MWPLLTMHITQLNRECLLHLFSFLDKDSRKSLARTCSQLHDVFEDPALWSLLHFRSLTELQKDNFLLGPALRSLSICWHSSRVQVCSIEDWLKSAFQRSICSRHESLVNDFLLRVCDRCPNLASVTLSGCGHVTDDCLARLLRCCPRLRALRLENCARVTNRTLAAVAADGRALQTLHVDFCRNVSAAGLRRLRAACPRLALRAEHSAAMLPDQPPRPRAPAAAPGKLLQR; this is encoded by the exons ATGTGGCCACTGCTCACCATGCACATAACCCAGCTCAACCGGGAGTGCCTGCTGCACCTCTTCTCCTTCCTAGACAAGGACAGCAGGAAGAGCCTTGCCAGGACCTGCTCCCAGCTCCACGACGTGTTTGAGGACCCCGCACTCTGGTCCCTGCTGCACTTCCGTTCCCTCACTGAACTCCAGAAGGACAACTTCCTCCTGGGCCCGGCACTCCGCAGCCTCTCCATCTGCTGGCACTCCAGCCGCGTGCAGGTGTGCAGCATTGAGGACTGGCTCAAGAGTGCCTTCCAGAGAAGCATCTGCAGCCGGCACGAGAGCCTGGTCAATGATTTCCTCCTCCGGGTGTGCGACAG GTGCCCCAACCTGGCGTCCGTCACGCTGTCGGGCTGTGGCCACGTTACCGACGACTGCCTGGCGCGCCTGCTGCGCTGCTGCCCACGCCTGCGCGCACTGCGCTTGGAGAACTGCGCGCGCGTCACCAACCGCACGCTGGCCGCCGTGGCGGCGGACGGGCGCGCGCTGCAGACATTGCACGTGGACTTCTGCCGCAACGTGAGCGCGGCCGGCCTGCGCCGCCTGCGCGCCGCGTGCCCGCGCCTGGCCCTGCGGGCAGAGCACAGCGCCGCCATGCTGCCCGACCAGCCCCCGCGCCCGCGCGCGCCCGCCGCGGCCCCCGGCAAGCTGCTGCAGCGCTAG
- the FBXL22 gene encoding F-box and leucine-rich protein 22 isoform X1, translating to MWPLLTMHITQLNRECLLHLFSFLDKDSRKSLARTCSQLHDVFEDPALWSLLHFRSLTELQKDNFLLGPALRSLSICWHSSRVQVCSIEDWLKSAFQRSICSRHESLVNDFLLRVCDRLSAVRSPRRREAPAPSSGTPIAVGPKSPRWGGPDHSEFADLRAGVTGARAAARRGLGSLRAERPSETPPAPGVSWGPPPPGAPVVISVKQEEGKQGRTGRRSHRAAPPCGFARTRVCPPTFPGADAFPE from the exons ATGTGGCCACTGCTCACCATGCACATAACCCAGCTCAACCGGGAGTGCCTGCTGCACCTCTTCTCCTTCCTAGACAAGGACAGCAGGAAGAGCCTTGCCAGGACCTGCTCCCAGCTCCACGACGTGTTTGAGGACCCCGCACTCTGGTCCCTGCTGCACTTCCGTTCCCTCACTGAACTCCAGAAGGACAACTTCCTCCTGGGCCCGGCACTCCGCAGCCTCTCCATCTGCTGGCACTCCAGCCGCGTGCAGGTGTGCAGCATTGAGGACTGGCTCAAGAGTGCCTTCCAGAGAAGCATCTGCAGCCGGCACGAGAGCCTGGTCAATGATTTCCTCCTCCGGGTGTGCGACAG GCTTTCTGCTGTGCGCTCCCCACGGAGGCGGGAGGCGCCTGCACCGTCCTCGGGGACTCCGATCGCCGTTGGACCGAAATCACCTCGGTGGGGAGGACCTGACCACTCGGAGTTCGCCGACTTGCGCGCGGGGGTGACGGGGGCCAGGGCTGCCGCGCGCAGGGGTCTGGGGAGCCTCCGGGCGGAGCGACCCAGCGAGACCCCGCCGGCTCCCGGAGTGTCCTGGGGACCGCCGCCTCCAGGGGCCCCGGTAGTGATCTCGGTGAAGCAGGAGGAGGGGAAGCAGGGGCGCACGGGCAGAAGGAGCCACCGAGCCGCTCCTCCTTGCGGTTTTGCCCGCACGCGCGTCTGCCCGCCCACCTTTCCTGGGGCGGATGCGTTCCCGGAGTGA